A single Pantoea rwandensis DNA region contains:
- the mlaE gene encoding lipid asymmetry maintenance ABC transporter permease subunit MlaE yields MLLKALASLGRQGINTCAAFGRAGLMLFHALVGKPAFRRHAPLLVKQLYSVGVLSLLIIVVSGLFIGMVLGLQGYLVLTTYSAETSLGMLVALSLLRELGPVVTALLFAGRAGSALTAEIGLMKATEQLSSMEMMAVDPLRRVVSPRFWAGFISMPLLALIFTAVGIAGGALVGVGWKGIDPGFFWSAMQNAVDFRTDVINCIIKSAVFAVTVTWIALFNGYDAIPTSEGISRATTRTVVHASLAVLGLDFVLTALMFGN; encoded by the coding sequence ATGTTGCTAAAGGCGCTGGCGTCACTTGGACGTCAGGGAATTAATACTTGCGCGGCGTTTGGCCGTGCAGGCTTGATGCTGTTTCATGCGCTGGTGGGTAAACCCGCTTTCCGTCGCCACGCGCCACTGCTGGTAAAACAGCTGTACAGCGTGGGTGTGCTGTCGCTGCTGATCATCGTGGTCTCGGGTTTATTCATTGGTATGGTGCTGGGCCTGCAGGGTTATCTGGTGCTGACGACCTACAGCGCTGAAACCAGTCTCGGCATGCTGGTGGCCTTATCGCTGCTACGTGAACTGGGTCCCGTGGTCACGGCATTGCTGTTTGCAGGACGTGCGGGTTCAGCCCTGACGGCAGAGATTGGTTTGATGAAAGCCACCGAACAGCTCTCCAGTATGGAAATGATGGCCGTTGATCCGCTGCGTCGCGTGGTTTCGCCGCGCTTCTGGGCAGGGTTTATCAGCATGCCGCTGCTAGCCTTGATCTTTACGGCAGTCGGTATTGCCGGTGGGGCGTTGGTGGGCGTGGGATGGAAAGGCATCGATCCTGGCTTCTTCTGGTCAGCGATGCAAAATGCCGTGGATTTCCGCACCGATGTCATCAACTGCATCATTAAAAGCGCAGTCTTTGCCGTGACGGTAACCTGGATTGCGCTGTTCAATGGCTATGATGCCATCCCGACCTCGGAAGGGATTAGTCGGGCGACAACGCGTACCGTAGTGCATGCTTCACTGGCGGTACTCGGTTTGGACTTTGTGCTGACAGCACTGATGTTTGGGAATTGA
- the mlaF gene encoding phospholipid ABC transporter ATP-binding protein MlaF, whose translation MIQQKTNLVEVRGVSFTRGDRVIFDDISLTVPAGKVTAIMGPSGIGKTTLLRLIGGQLQPDNGEIWFRDQNIPTLSRTKLYEVRKKMSMLFQSGALFTDLNVFDNVAWPLREHTQLPPELLHSTVMMKLEAVGLRGAAKLMPAELSGGMARRAALARAIALEPDLIMFDEPFVGQDPITMGVLVKLIDELNHSLGVTCIVVSHDVPEVLSIADHAYIVAGQKIIAQGSAPELRENPDPRVRQFIEGHADGPVPFRFAAGDYLSDLTRAGRT comes from the coding sequence ATGATCCAGCAAAAAACGAATCTGGTTGAGGTTCGTGGCGTCAGCTTCACTCGCGGAGACCGCGTCATCTTTGATGACATTTCGCTTACCGTGCCAGCGGGTAAAGTGACCGCTATTATGGGGCCATCCGGGATTGGAAAAACCACGCTGCTGCGCCTGATTGGTGGTCAGTTGCAACCGGATAATGGGGAAATCTGGTTCCGTGACCAGAATATCCCGACGCTTTCCCGCACTAAATTGTATGAAGTGCGAAAAAAAATGAGCATGTTGTTCCAGTCGGGTGCACTTTTTACCGATCTTAACGTCTTTGATAACGTTGCCTGGCCATTGCGTGAGCACACACAATTACCGCCGGAATTGCTGCACAGCACGGTGATGATGAAGCTGGAAGCAGTCGGCCTGCGCGGTGCAGCCAAACTGATGCCGGCCGAGCTCTCTGGTGGTATGGCGCGCCGTGCCGCACTGGCGCGCGCGATTGCGCTGGAGCCGGACCTGATCATGTTCGATGAGCCCTTTGTCGGCCAGGATCCGATTACCATGGGCGTGCTGGTGAAATTGATCGATGAATTGAACCACTCGTTAGGTGTGACCTGCATTGTGGTTTCACACGATGTGCCAGAGGTCTTGAGCATTGCTGACCATGCCTATATTGTTGCCGGTCAAAAGATTATTGCCCAGGGCAGCGCGCCGGAGTTGCGGGAAAATCCTGATCCGCGCGTGCGCCAGTTTATTGAGGGTCATGCGGACGGTCCTGTGCCATTCCGCTTCGCTGCCGGGGATTACCTCAGCGATCTGACTCGTGCAGGGAGAACGTAA
- a CDS encoding calcium/sodium antiporter, which produces MFVATALLFIGLILLAYGADRLVFSAAILCRSFGIPPLIIGMTVVSIGTSLPELIVSFSAAQHGQMDLAVGTALGSNITNILLILGGAALLHPLTVHSNLIRRELPLMLLVSLLSGIMLFDNHLSRLDGIALLLIALGYLLIAIRIARRAERDNNDTLTREQLAELPRDEAGNTVAFLWLAVALIILPMSTRMVIDNATVFADYFGVSELVMGLTLIAVGTSLPELATVLAGALKGEDDIAIGNLIGANIFNLAIVLGLPALVHPGSVDAHAFARDYWVMLGVSVLFALLCLLRKRRIGRVAGSLLLSGFIAWVLWLWLSPALITSY; this is translated from the coding sequence ATGTTCGTAGCCACTGCCCTGCTGTTTATTGGATTGATTTTACTGGCTTACGGTGCTGACCGTCTGGTTTTCAGTGCCGCGATCCTGTGTCGATCCTTCGGCATTCCTCCGCTGATCATCGGCATGACAGTGGTAAGCATTGGCACATCGTTACCCGAACTGATCGTTTCTTTTTCTGCAGCGCAGCATGGGCAAATGGATTTAGCTGTAGGGACGGCGCTGGGCTCAAACATTACCAATATTCTGCTGATCCTCGGCGGTGCCGCACTTTTGCACCCATTGACAGTGCACTCCAATCTGATTCGGCGCGAACTCCCCCTGATGCTGCTGGTCTCACTGCTGAGTGGCATCATGCTGTTTGATAATCACCTTAGTCGACTTGATGGCATCGCGCTGCTGCTGATTGCGTTAGGTTATCTGCTGATCGCCATTCGCATTGCCCGCCGCGCAGAGCGGGATAACAACGACACGTTAACGCGCGAACAATTGGCTGAACTGCCGCGCGATGAAGCTGGCAATACCGTGGCCTTTCTGTGGCTGGCGGTGGCGCTGATTATTTTGCCGATGTCGACGCGGATGGTGATCGATAATGCCACCGTGTTTGCCGACTATTTTGGTGTCAGCGAGCTGGTCATGGGTCTGACGTTGATTGCCGTGGGCACCAGCCTGCCTGAACTGGCAACCGTACTGGCGGGGGCATTGAAAGGTGAAGACGATATCGCTATCGGTAACCTGATTGGCGCTAATATCTTTAATCTGGCCATTGTGCTGGGCCTGCCCGCGCTGGTGCACCCCGGCAGCGTTGATGCGCACGCTTTCGCACGAGATTACTGGGTGATGTTAGGTGTCAGCGTGCTGTTCGCCCTACTCTGCCTGTTACGCAAACGCCGGATTGGCCGCGTAGCGGGCTCTCTTTTGTTATCGGGATTTATTGCGTGGGTTCTGTGGCTGTGGCTCAGCCCTGCGCTCATCACAAGTTATTAA
- the kdsD gene encoding arabinose-5-phosphate isomerase KdsD, producing the protein MSHQQPVFDYQQAGKAVLRIEREGLEQLDQYINADFSRACEMIIACRGKVVVMGMGKSGHIGAKMAATFASTGTSSFFVHPGEASHGDLGMVTANDVVIAISNSGESNEILALIPVLKRQKVPLICLTSRPESAMGRAADVHLCVKVPQEACPLGLAPTSSTTATLVMGDALAVALLEARGFTQEDFALSHPGGALGRKLLLHVSDIMHSGDEIPHVSRDASLRDALLEITRKNLGLTVIVDDLMKIEGIFTDGDLRRIFDMGIDFQSASIQDVMTRGGIRVRPNMLAVDALNLMQNKNITAVLVADDDRLLGVVHMHDMLRAGVV; encoded by the coding sequence ATGTCACATCAGCAACCGGTTTTTGATTACCAACAGGCAGGTAAAGCGGTACTGCGCATCGAACGCGAAGGGCTGGAGCAGCTCGATCAGTATATTAATGCCGACTTTAGCCGCGCCTGCGAAATGATCATTGCCTGCCGTGGAAAAGTGGTGGTGATGGGCATGGGCAAATCCGGTCATATTGGTGCAAAAATGGCAGCGACTTTCGCCAGCACCGGCACGTCTTCGTTCTTTGTTCATCCTGGTGAAGCCAGCCATGGTGACCTCGGTATGGTGACAGCTAACGACGTGGTGATCGCTATTTCTAATAGTGGCGAATCGAACGAAATTCTGGCCCTCATTCCGGTCCTCAAGCGACAGAAAGTGCCGTTGATTTGCCTCACCAGTCGTCCGGAGAGTGCCATGGGGCGTGCCGCTGATGTGCATTTATGCGTGAAGGTTCCACAGGAAGCGTGCCCGCTCGGTCTGGCACCGACCTCCAGTACTACCGCCACGCTGGTGATGGGCGATGCGCTGGCGGTTGCCCTGCTGGAAGCACGCGGCTTTACGCAGGAAGACTTTGCGCTCTCGCATCCCGGTGGCGCACTGGGCCGCAAGTTGTTGCTGCACGTGAGCGATATTATGCACAGCGGTGACGAGATCCCACACGTCAGCCGCGATGCGTCGCTGCGGGATGCGCTGCTGGAAATTACGCGCAAAAACCTCGGCCTGACGGTGATTGTTGACGACCTGATGAAAATCGAAGGCATTTTCACTGATGGCGACTTACGCCGCATCTTCGATATGGGGATCGATTTCCAGTCAGCCAGCATTCAGGATGTGATGACGCGCGGCGGGATTCGCGTGCGCCCGAATATGCTGGCTGTCGACGCACTGAATCTGATGCAAAACAAAAACATCACTGCGGTGTTGGTCGCCGATGACGATCGTCTGCTCGGTGTGGTACATATGCATGACATGCTGCGCGCGGGCGTAGTTTGA
- the kdsC gene encoding 3-deoxy-manno-octulosonate-8-phosphatase KdsC, with protein MSVETTMIDTCYGPVSADVMARAARIRLLICDVDGVMSDGVIYMGNNGEELKAFNVRDGYGIRCLLTSDIEVAIITGRKAKLLEDRCQTLGITHLYQGQSDKLLAWRELLDKLSLSAEQVAYIGDDLIDWPVMAEAGLSVAVADAHPVLLPRAHYVTRIAGGRGAVRELCDLILMAQNKFEDAKGQSV; from the coding sequence ATGAGTGTTGAAACCACGATGATTGATACCTGCTATGGCCCGGTGAGTGCCGATGTAATGGCTCGGGCGGCGCGGATTCGCCTACTGATTTGCGATGTCGACGGTGTGATGTCTGACGGCGTGATTTACATGGGCAACAACGGCGAAGAATTGAAGGCCTTTAACGTCCGTGATGGCTATGGTATTCGCTGCCTGCTGACCTCTGATATCGAAGTGGCTATTATTACGGGCCGCAAAGCGAAGCTGCTGGAAGATCGTTGCCAGACGCTCGGCATTACGCATCTTTATCAGGGACAATCAGATAAGCTTTTGGCGTGGCGTGAACTCCTGGATAAACTGTCATTATCTGCTGAGCAAGTGGCTTACATCGGCGATGATTTGATCGACTGGCCAGTGATGGCGGAGGCCGGTTTGAGTGTGGCCGTTGCCGATGCCCACCCCGTGTTATTACCTCGTGCACACTACGTCACCCGCATTGCCGGTGGCCGTGGTGCGGTACGTGAACTCTGCGATCTGATTTTGATGGCGCAGAACAAATTTGAGGATGCCAAAGGGCAATCAGTATGA
- the lptC gene encoding LPS export ABC transporter periplasmic protein LptC, whose amino-acid sequence MSKSRRWITLILALIALVLIGWNLTNQDDSEAPMATNSQEPTYTSEKSHSVVYNPTGALAYKLISDKVTYFAADEVSWFDNPVATTYDENKVPTWTIRADKAKLTKDRMLYLYGHVEVNTLTQDSQLERIITDTAQVNLVTQDVTSDDQVTLFGRSFNSTGMKMRGNLRTKNAQLLEKVKTSYEIQNEQKQP is encoded by the coding sequence ATGAGTAAGAGCAGGCGTTGGATAACGCTGATTTTGGCCTTGATCGCCCTGGTGCTGATCGGCTGGAATCTCACCAACCAGGACGATAGCGAAGCGCCGATGGCGACCAATAGCCAGGAGCCAACCTATACCAGCGAGAAGTCCCATTCTGTGGTGTACAACCCCACGGGCGCGCTGGCGTACAAACTGATCTCGGATAAAGTGACTTACTTTGCGGCAGATGAGGTGAGCTGGTTCGATAATCCGGTTGCAACCACGTATGATGAAAATAAAGTGCCCACCTGGACAATACGTGCCGATAAGGCAAAGCTGACCAAAGATCGTATGCTTTATCTATATGGTCACGTCGAAGTGAATACCCTGACCCAGGATTCTCAACTTGAGCGCATTATTACCGATACGGCTCAGGTTAATCTGGTCACCCAGGATGTGACATCTGACGATCAAGTCACCCTATTTGGCCGCAGTTTTAATTCCACTGGCATGAAGATGCGCGGCAATTTACGAACCAAGAATGCCCAGCTGCTTGAAAAGGTCAAAACTTCCTATGAAATCCAAAATGAACAAAAACAGCCTTAA
- the lptA gene encoding lipopolysaccharide ABC transporter substrate-binding protein LptA — protein MKSKMNKNSLKLLLVSALLATSLPALALTGDSDKPVNIDSVNQALDLQGNVATFTGNVIVTQGSIKITADKVVVTRPGGDSKKTIVDAYGAPATFYQMQDNGKPVQGHASKLHYELANDFVELTGNAFIQQLDSNIKGDRITYLVKEQKMQAFSQGESKRVTTVLVPSQLQDKNGSSTSPKKSN, from the coding sequence ATGAAATCCAAAATGAACAAAAACAGCCTTAAGTTGTTGTTGGTGAGCGCCTTACTGGCGACCAGCCTGCCCGCGCTGGCCCTGACGGGCGATTCTGACAAGCCCGTTAATATTGATTCGGTGAATCAGGCGCTGGATCTGCAAGGCAACGTGGCGACCTTTACCGGCAATGTCATCGTGACTCAGGGTTCAATCAAAATCACCGCTGACAAGGTGGTGGTCACACGTCCAGGTGGCGACAGTAAAAAAACTATCGTGGATGCCTACGGCGCTCCCGCCACCTTCTACCAGATGCAGGATAACGGCAAACCCGTGCAGGGCCACGCCTCAAAACTGCATTATGAGCTGGCGAACGATTTCGTTGAACTGACGGGCAATGCCTTCATTCAGCAGCTGGACAGCAACATCAAAGGCGATCGCATCACTTACCTGGTGAAAGAGCAGAAAATGCAGGCGTTTAGCCAGGGCGAAAGCAAACGCGTCACCACCGTACTGGTGCCGTCGCAGTTGCAGGACAAAAACGGCTCGTCCACGAGCCCTAAAAAGAGTAACTGA
- the lptB gene encoding LPS export ABC transporter ATP-binding protein, with protein MATLVAENLAKAYKGRRVVEDVSLQVKSGEIVGLLGPNGAGKTTTFYMVVGIVPRDAGRIVIDDEDISILPLHARARRGIGYLPQEASIFRRLSVFDNLMAVLQIRDDLTEEQRQDRANELMEEFHIEHLRDSMGQALSGGERRRVEIARALAANPKFILLDEPFAGVDPISVIDIKKIIEHLRDSGLGVLITDHNVRETLAVCERAYIVSQGHLIAHGTPDEILADEQVKRVYLGEEFRL; from the coding sequence ATGGCCACATTAGTCGCTGAAAACCTGGCGAAAGCCTATAAAGGCCGCCGCGTGGTGGAAGATGTCAGCCTGCAGGTAAAATCTGGCGAGATTGTCGGCCTGCTAGGTCCAAACGGTGCCGGCAAGACTACCACATTCTACATGGTTGTCGGGATTGTGCCGCGTGATGCAGGCCGCATCGTGATCGATGACGAAGATATCAGTATTCTGCCGCTGCATGCGCGAGCGCGCCGTGGTATTGGCTATCTGCCGCAGGAAGCGTCAATCTTCCGCCGTCTAAGCGTGTTCGACAATTTGATGGCAGTGTTGCAAATCCGCGATGATTTAACGGAAGAGCAGCGTCAGGATCGTGCCAATGAATTGATGGAAGAGTTCCACATTGAGCATCTGCGTGACAGCATGGGCCAGGCGCTTTCCGGTGGTGAGCGACGCCGTGTTGAAATCGCTCGCGCTCTGGCAGCCAACCCCAAATTTATCCTGCTGGATGAACCTTTTGCCGGTGTTGACCCGATCTCAGTCATCGATATCAAAAAAATCATCGAACACCTACGCGACAGCGGTCTTGGCGTGTTGATCACCGATCACAACGTGCGTGAAACGCTTGCGGTGTGCGAACGTGCTTACATCGTGAGCCAGGGACATCTGATCGCGCATGGCACGCCTGATGAAATTCTTGCAGATGAGCAGGTTAAACGGGTTTATTTGGGCGAAGAGTTCAGACTCTGA
- the rpoN gene encoding RNA polymerase factor sigma-54 → MKQGLQLRLSQQLAMTPQLQQAIRLLQLSTLELQQELQLALESNPLLEQTDLHEEVDSREHQESDSLDTREALEQKEMPEELPLDATWDEIYTAGTPSGTGTDYQDDELPVYQGETTQSLQDYLMWQVELTPFTDTDRAIATSIVDAIDDTGYLTVSVQDICDSIGDEDLTLEEVEAVLKRVQRFDPVGVGARDLRDCLLVQLSQYAADAPMLAEARLIVSEHLDLLANHDFRSLMRVTRLKEDVLKDAMLLIQSLDPRPGQSINTSEPEYVIPDVLVRKTSKRWTVELNSDSLPRLKINQHYAAMGGSARNDSDSQFIRSNLQEAKWLIKSLESRNDTLLKVTRCIVEQQQAFFEQGEEYMRPMVLADIAQAVDMHESTISRVTTQKYLHSPRGIFELKYFFSSHVNTEGGGEASSTAIRALVKKLISAENPAKPLSDSKLTSMLSDQGIMVARRTVAKYRESLSIPPSNQRKQLV, encoded by the coding sequence ATGAAGCAAGGTTTGCAACTCAGGCTCAGCCAACAGCTGGCGATGACCCCACAGTTGCAGCAGGCCATTCGTCTGCTGCAACTCTCTACGCTTGAACTCCAGCAGGAACTGCAACTGGCGCTGGAAAGCAATCCGCTGCTTGAGCAAACCGATCTACATGAAGAAGTCGATTCACGTGAGCATCAGGAGAGCGACTCGTTAGACACACGTGAAGCCCTCGAACAGAAAGAGATGCCCGAGGAGCTTCCACTCGACGCCACCTGGGATGAAATCTACACCGCGGGCACGCCTTCTGGCACGGGTACCGATTACCAGGATGATGAGCTGCCGGTTTATCAAGGCGAAACCACCCAGTCACTGCAGGACTACCTGATGTGGCAAGTGGAGCTCACGCCGTTTACGGATACCGACCGCGCGATTGCCACTTCAATTGTCGACGCCATTGATGACACGGGCTATCTCACCGTTTCCGTCCAGGACATCTGCGACAGCATTGGTGATGAAGATCTGACGCTGGAAGAGGTTGAAGCGGTGCTGAAGCGTGTTCAGCGCTTTGATCCTGTCGGTGTCGGTGCTCGTGATCTACGTGACTGCTTGCTGGTGCAACTTTCACAATACGCTGCCGATGCGCCAATGCTGGCAGAAGCGCGGTTGATCGTCAGTGAACATCTGGATCTGCTGGCCAACCATGATTTTCGCAGCCTGATGCGTGTCACACGCCTCAAGGAAGACGTGCTGAAAGACGCGATGCTGCTGATTCAGTCACTTGATCCCCGTCCCGGCCAATCGATCAACACCAGCGAACCCGAGTATGTGATTCCTGATGTACTGGTGCGTAAAACCAGTAAGCGCTGGACGGTTGAACTGAATTCAGACAGTTTGCCGCGCCTGAAGATTAATCAACATTACGCCGCGATGGGCGGCTCCGCGCGTAACGACAGCGACAGCCAATTCATTCGCAGTAATTTGCAGGAAGCCAAATGGCTGATTAAAAGCCTCGAAAGCCGCAACGACACACTGCTCAAAGTGACGCGTTGTATTGTCGAGCAGCAGCAGGCGTTCTTTGAACAGGGCGAGGAATACATGCGGCCGATGGTGCTGGCTGATATCGCCCAGGCCGTGGATATGCATGAATCCACCATTTCCCGTGTGACCACGCAAAAGTACCTGCACAGCCCGCGTGGCATCTTTGAATTAAAATATTTTTTCTCCAGCCATGTGAATACCGAAGGCGGTGGCGAAGCCTCTTCCACGGCGATCCGTGCACTGGTGAAGAAATTGATCTCCGCGGAAAACCCCGCAAAACCCTTGAGCGACAGCAAACTCACCTCCATGTTATCCGATCAGGGCATCATGGTGGCGCGACGTACGGTTGCTAAATATCGCGAGTCTTTATCTATACCGCCATCAAACCAGCGCAAGCAGTTGGTTTGA
- the hpf gene encoding ribosome hibernation promoting factor translates to MQLNLTGLNVEITEPLREFVNSKFAKLEHYFDRINQVYIVLKVEKVTQIAEATLHVNGGELHATGEAEDMYAAIDGLIDKLSRQLTKHKDKLKKH, encoded by the coding sequence ATGCAGCTAAACCTGACCGGACTGAATGTTGAAATCACTGAACCGCTGCGCGAATTTGTAAATAGCAAATTTGCCAAACTGGAACACTACTTTGATCGTATCAATCAGGTTTATATTGTTCTGAAAGTGGAGAAGGTGACGCAGATTGCGGAAGCAACACTGCACGTCAATGGCGGAGAGCTGCACGCCACAGGGGAAGCGGAAGACATGTACGCGGCCATCGACGGGTTAATCGACAAGCTTTCCCGTCAGCTGACCAAACACAAAGACAAACTGAAAAAACACTAA
- the ptsN gene encoding PTS IIA-like nitrogen regulatory protein PtsN — protein sequence MNNDLTLELSSVLSLDCTRSGVHCQSKKRALEIISELAAKQLNLPHQTLFEAILTRERMGSTGIGNGIAIPHGKLEEDTLRAVGVFISLDQPIAFDAVDNQPVDLLFALLVPADQCKTHLHTLSLVAKRLADKTVCRRLRAAQSDEELYAIITEAQEEHS from the coding sequence ATGAACAACGATCTGACACTGGAATTGAGCTCGGTCCTCTCACTGGACTGTACCCGTAGCGGCGTACACTGCCAGAGTAAAAAACGCGCGCTGGAAATTATCAGCGAGTTGGCAGCAAAGCAGCTCAATCTGCCGCACCAGACACTATTTGAAGCCATTCTGACCCGCGAACGTATGGGCAGTACGGGCATTGGCAACGGTATCGCCATTCCGCATGGCAAACTGGAAGAGGATACGCTGCGCGCCGTTGGTGTGTTTATCAGCCTCGACCAACCGATCGCCTTTGACGCAGTGGACAATCAGCCGGTTGATCTGCTGTTTGCTCTGCTGGTGCCTGCAGACCAGTGCAAAACCCATTTGCATACGCTGTCGCTGGTCGCTAAACGTCTGGCGGACAAAACCGTCTGCCGCCGTTTGCGTGCGGCACAGAGTGATGAAGAACTCTATGCCATTATCACAGAAGCTCAGGAAGAACACTCTTAA
- the rapZ gene encoding RNase adapter RapZ: protein MVLMIVSGRSGSGKSVALRALEDMGFYCVDNLPVVLLPELANTLTERNISAAVSIDVRNMPESPEVFETALNNLPDSFSPQLLFLDADRNTLIRRYSDTRRIHPLSSKNLSLESAIDEESDLLEPLRSRADLIIDTSEMSVHELAEMLRTRLSGKRERELTMVFESFGFKHGIPIDADYVFDVRFLPNPHWDPKLRPMTGLDRPVAAFLDRHTEVHNFIYQTRSYLELWLPMLETNNRSYLTVAIGCTGGKHRSVYIAEQLADYFRSRGKNVQSRHRTLEKRKS from the coding sequence ATGGTGCTGATGATCGTTAGCGGTCGGTCAGGCTCAGGAAAATCGGTCGCACTGCGTGCCCTGGAAGACATGGGATTTTACTGTGTCGATAATCTGCCCGTGGTGCTGCTACCGGAATTAGCGAACACCTTAACAGAGCGCAATATTTCGGCGGCCGTCAGCATTGATGTGCGCAACATGCCTGAATCGCCGGAGGTGTTTGAAACGGCGCTCAATAATCTGCCGGATTCGTTTTCACCACAGCTACTGTTCCTGGACGCCGATCGCAACACACTGATACGGCGTTACAGTGATACTCGCCGCATCCATCCGCTCTCCAGTAAAAATCTGTCACTGGAAAGCGCGATTGATGAAGAGAGTGACCTGCTTGAGCCTTTGCGTTCGCGGGCAGACCTGATCATTGATACTTCCGAAATGTCGGTCCATGAGTTGGCTGAAATGCTGCGTACGCGCCTGTCTGGCAAACGTGAGCGTGAGCTGACCATGGTGTTTGAGTCCTTCGGCTTCAAACACGGCATCCCAATTGATGCCGATTACGTCTTCGATGTGCGTTTCCTGCCAAACCCGCACTGGGATCCCAAGTTGCGTCCGATGACCGGACTTGATCGTCCGGTTGCGGCTTTCCTCGACCGCCACACTGAAGTGCATAACTTCATTTACCAGACGCGCAGCTATCTGGAGCTGTGGTTGCCGATGCTGGAAACCAACAACCGCAGCTATCTGACGGTCGCGATTGGCTGTACCGGTGGTAAACACCGTTCGGTTTACATCGCCGAACAGCTGGCAGATTACTTCCGTTCACGCGGCAAAAATGTGCAGTCTCGTCATCGCACTCTGGAAAAACGTAAATCATGA
- the npr gene encoding PTS phosphocarrier protein NPr: MTVKQVVEIRNKLGMHARPAMKLFELVQSFDAEVLLRNEAGTEAEASSVIALLMLDSAKGGHIEIEASGPQEIEALAAVIELFEAGFDED; encoded by the coding sequence ATGACCGTGAAGCAAGTCGTTGAGATTCGCAATAAGCTGGGCATGCATGCGCGCCCGGCAATGAAACTGTTCGAGTTGGTGCAGAGTTTTGACGCAGAGGTACTACTGCGCAATGAAGCCGGTACGGAAGCCGAAGCCAGCAGCGTGATTGCGCTGTTGATGCTCGACTCCGCGAAAGGCGGCCATATCGAGATTGAAGCCAGCGGCCCTCAGGAAATAGAGGCGCTGGCTGCGGTGATTGAGCTGTTTGAAGCCGGGTTTGACGAAGACTAA
- the mtgA gene encoding monofunctional biosynthetic peptidoglycan transglycosylase, with protein sequence MSKSKGKMGQRLKVLIAKVLLAWLGIWLAGIVIFAFLPVPFSAVMVERQLGAWFSGRFDYVAHSDWVSMDEISPWMALAVIASEDQKFPEHWGFDVDAIQKVLDNDGSEQMRGASTLSQQTAKNLFLWDGRSWVRKGLEAGLTVGLETVWTKRRILTVYLNIAEFGNGVFGVEEASQRYFHKPASRLTLSEAALLAAVLPNPIRFRADAPSGYIRMRQQWIMRQMRQLGGEGFLARYKLH encoded by the coding sequence ATGAGTAAGAGTAAAGGGAAAATGGGGCAACGCCTTAAAGTGCTGATTGCTAAAGTGCTGCTGGCGTGGTTGGGAATTTGGCTGGCCGGCATCGTGATCTTTGCCTTTTTACCAGTGCCGTTTTCTGCGGTGATGGTGGAGCGTCAACTGGGTGCCTGGTTCAGTGGTCGGTTCGACTATGTGGCGCACTCCGATTGGGTCAGCATGGATGAGATTTCTCCGTGGATGGCGCTGGCCGTGATCGCTTCTGAAGATCAAAAATTTCCGGAGCACTGGGGCTTTGATGTTGATGCGATACAAAAAGTGCTGGATAACGATGGCTCAGAACAGATGCGTGGTGCCTCAACGCTGTCGCAGCAGACCGCAAAAAACCTGTTCTTATGGGATGGCCGCAGCTGGGTGCGAAAAGGGCTCGAAGCCGGTTTAACCGTTGGACTCGAAACGGTGTGGACCAAACGCCGCATTCTGACGGTATATTTGAATATTGCGGAGTTTGGCAACGGCGTGTTTGGTGTGGAAGAGGCTTCACAGCGCTACTTCCACAAACCAGCCAGTCGTCTGACGCTTTCTGAAGCGGCGCTGCTGGCGGCGGTACTACCAAACCCGATTCGCTTCCGCGCTGATGCACCTTCCGGGTATATACGAATGCGCCAGCAGTGGATAATGCGCCAGATGCGTCAGTTAGGTGGGGAAGGTTTCCTCGCTCGCTACAAATTGCATTAA